In Erigeron canadensis isolate Cc75 chromosome 1, C_canadensis_v1, whole genome shotgun sequence, a single window of DNA contains:
- the LOC122583992 gene encoding receptor-like cytosolic serine/threonine-protein kinase RBK2 isoform X1 gives MGGGRRLTMATIIFPCFCPSSDEGFWFLHLSPQRFVDKDDDALDESPLKNVEESRSKSEPASPKDYETAGSSSSRSGVSDLEAQDDPKTHPKQSHGFLRNLKKAPTVSLHTFNPGLPSIPSLKKLTKKKSRKLMQSISEYPSRLDADFYCFEASWKNYSLAELKHATDNFSHKNLIGEGGYSEVYKGHLQDGQIIAVKRLIRGTPEEMTSDFLSELGILVHVNHPNISNVIGYGVEGGMHLVLPLSHHGSLASLLSGQKEKLNWTIRYNIALDTASGLSYLHEGCQRRIIHRDIKAANILLSEDFEPQISDFGLAKWLPDQWIHLTVSQFEGTFGYLAPEVFTDGLVDEKTDVYAYGVLLLEVITGRPALDDAQQSLVMWAKPLINAKNAEKLLDPHLGGVCDMDQLNDLIWVASQCINHCPTERPKMSKVYRILSGDEGIPDNGKKFIKRAAFRRRKSTGGIDEEHQDDPPKKTEMEL, from the exons CTTTGTAGATAAAGATGACGATGCTTTGGACGAGTCGCCACTAAAGAATGTCGAGGAAAGTAGAAGTAAATCTGAACCAGCATCACCCAAGGACTATGAAACTGCAGGCTCATCTTCTTCGAGATCCGGGGTTTCAGATTTAGAAGCTCAAGATGATCCAAAAACTCATCCAAAACAATCTCATGGGTTTTTACGAAATTTAAAAAAGGCACCAACAGTAAGCTTGCACACATTTAATCCTGGCCTGCCTAGCATACCTTCTTTAAAGAAACTGACAAAGAAGAAGAGTCGGAAACTCATGCAGAGCATTTCAGAATATCCTTCCCGATTAGATGCTGACTTTTATTGTTTTGAGGCCTCATGGAAAAATTACTCACTTGCAGAACTCAAACATGCCACTGACAACTTCAGTCATA AaaacttgattggagaaggaggTTATTCTGAAGTTTACAAGGGTCATTTGCAAGATGGACAAATTATAGCAGTAAAACGACTGATCAGAGGTACACCTGAAGAGATGACTTCTGATTTTTTATCTGAACTTGGAATCCTGGTCCACGTCAATCATCCAAACATTTCTAATGTTATTGGCTATGGAGTTGAGGGCGGCATGCACCTTGTTCTTCCTCTATCTCATCATGGGAGCTTAGCTTCTCTTCTTTCGG GTCAGAAGGAGAAACTTAATTGGACAATCAGATATAACATTGCATTGGACACTGCATCAGGCCTCTCCTATCTTCATGAGGGTTGTCAACGGAGAATTATTCATAGAGATATCAAGGCAGCTAATATTTTGCTTTCAGAGGATTTTGAACCTCAG ATATCTGATTTTGGGCTGGCAAAGTGGCTTCCAGATCAGTGGATACACCTCACTGTATCACAGTTTGAAGGGACATTTGG TTACCTTGCTCCTGAGGTTTTCACAGATGGCTTGGTTGATGAGAAAACTGATGTGTATGCTTATGGAGTCCTTTTGTTAGAAGTCATCACGGGACGTCCTGCTTTGGATGATGCGCAGCAGAGTCTGGTTATGTGG GCTAAACCTTTGATCAATGCGAAAAATGCTGAAAAACTTCTTGATCCTCATCTTGGCGGTGTCTGTGACATGGATCAGCTCAATGACTTGATATGGGTTGCTTCTCAATGCATCAATCATTGTCCAACCGAACGTCCAAAAATGAGCAAG GTCTACAGGATTCTAAGCGGTGATGAAGGTATTCCTGATAATGGTAAAAAGTTCATAAAGCGTGCCGCCTTCAGAAGAAGGAAGTCTACTGGGGGAATAGATGAAGAACATCAAGACGATCCACCAAAGAAAACTGAAATGGAGTTGTAG
- the LOC122583992 gene encoding receptor-like cytosolic serine/threonine-protein kinase RBK2 isoform X2 — MAKDETKEGVIFAVENNRILFSNSSVSVSTEDKDDDALDESPLKNVEESRSKSEPASPKDYETAGSSSSRSGVSDLEAQDDPKTHPKQSHGFLRNLKKAPTVSLHTFNPGLPSIPSLKKLTKKKSRKLMQSISEYPSRLDADFYCFEASWKNYSLAELKHATDNFSHKNLIGEGGYSEVYKGHLQDGQIIAVKRLIRGTPEEMTSDFLSELGILVHVNHPNISNVIGYGVEGGMHLVLPLSHHGSLASLLSGQKEKLNWTIRYNIALDTASGLSYLHEGCQRRIIHRDIKAANILLSEDFEPQISDFGLAKWLPDQWIHLTVSQFEGTFGYLAPEVFTDGLVDEKTDVYAYGVLLLEVITGRPALDDAQQSLVMWAKPLINAKNAEKLLDPHLGGVCDMDQLNDLIWVASQCINHCPTERPKMSKVYRILSGDEGIPDNGKKFIKRAAFRRRKSTGGIDEEHQDDPPKKTEMEL; from the exons ATAAAGATGACGATGCTTTGGACGAGTCGCCACTAAAGAATGTCGAGGAAAGTAGAAGTAAATCTGAACCAGCATCACCCAAGGACTATGAAACTGCAGGCTCATCTTCTTCGAGATCCGGGGTTTCAGATTTAGAAGCTCAAGATGATCCAAAAACTCATCCAAAACAATCTCATGGGTTTTTACGAAATTTAAAAAAGGCACCAACAGTAAGCTTGCACACATTTAATCCTGGCCTGCCTAGCATACCTTCTTTAAAGAAACTGACAAAGAAGAAGAGTCGGAAACTCATGCAGAGCATTTCAGAATATCCTTCCCGATTAGATGCTGACTTTTATTGTTTTGAGGCCTCATGGAAAAATTACTCACTTGCAGAACTCAAACATGCCACTGACAACTTCAGTCATA AaaacttgattggagaaggaggTTATTCTGAAGTTTACAAGGGTCATTTGCAAGATGGACAAATTATAGCAGTAAAACGACTGATCAGAGGTACACCTGAAGAGATGACTTCTGATTTTTTATCTGAACTTGGAATCCTGGTCCACGTCAATCATCCAAACATTTCTAATGTTATTGGCTATGGAGTTGAGGGCGGCATGCACCTTGTTCTTCCTCTATCTCATCATGGGAGCTTAGCTTCTCTTCTTTCGG GTCAGAAGGAGAAACTTAATTGGACAATCAGATATAACATTGCATTGGACACTGCATCAGGCCTCTCCTATCTTCATGAGGGTTGTCAACGGAGAATTATTCATAGAGATATCAAGGCAGCTAATATTTTGCTTTCAGAGGATTTTGAACCTCAG ATATCTGATTTTGGGCTGGCAAAGTGGCTTCCAGATCAGTGGATACACCTCACTGTATCACAGTTTGAAGGGACATTTGG TTACCTTGCTCCTGAGGTTTTCACAGATGGCTTGGTTGATGAGAAAACTGATGTGTATGCTTATGGAGTCCTTTTGTTAGAAGTCATCACGGGACGTCCTGCTTTGGATGATGCGCAGCAGAGTCTGGTTATGTGG GCTAAACCTTTGATCAATGCGAAAAATGCTGAAAAACTTCTTGATCCTCATCTTGGCGGTGTCTGTGACATGGATCAGCTCAATGACTTGATATGGGTTGCTTCTCAATGCATCAATCATTGTCCAACCGAACGTCCAAAAATGAGCAAG GTCTACAGGATTCTAAGCGGTGATGAAGGTATTCCTGATAATGGTAAAAAGTTCATAAAGCGTGCCGCCTTCAGAAGAAGGAAGTCTACTGGGGGAATAGATGAAGAACATCAAGACGATCCACCAAAGAAAACTGAAATGGAGTTGTAG
- the LOC122605779 gene encoding translation initiation factor IF3-1, mitochondrial gives MVLFGLRTKQAQLRALSKQFTRCYFQIYRSSSVIREGKIGVLNGQSLNFYNPRVELDYNVRFYAAPAVQVKPKYDDKDKRPRMNEEISAQYVRLVTDEGHGVVSKHEALQRAKRLDVDLVEVQGDANPPVCKLMDYNKEMYAKQVREKEQTKKKSNLVLRKGGLKEVRITYKIDKHDLQTKADTVKRLADRGYRVKCMSVMVAGVQVEDQDLGGLLSRLFALIEEFSIVESGPKVEAKQAYVVVRHVKFGPLKKGPGKKMLLEPSNSNISAQSPEPDQSLDESDSATKEDTGPVGTVESDSADDIDHERMVKFAPKTTNRYAAKQSNVTVPGPQNRYAATGTTFAHLVRRNEPESPSQTRVSNQESDLNRRGPGVAALSYGMFGAPKPNNDSQRGGGPQQLNRYKKGPSPQQPPMDSRGGRGDFSRENSNMDPNGIRDRKAGAGFRR, from the exons atggtgTTGTTTGGGCTTAGAACGAAGCAAGCACAACTAAGGGCTTTATCGAAACAGTTTACAAGATGCTATTTTCAGATATATAGGTCTTCTTCGGTTATTCGCGAAGGTAAAATTGGTGTTTTGAATGGtcaaagtttgaatttttaCAACCCCCGTGTGGAGCTTGATTACAATGTGCGATTTTATGCGGCACCGGCGGTTCAG GTTAAGCCGAAGTATGACGACAAGGATAAGCGTCCACGAATGAATGAGGAAATATCTGCTCAGTATGTAAGACTCGTGACCGATGAAG GGCATGGTGTAGTGTCAAAGCATGAAGCATTGCAGCGTGCAAAGAGACTCGACGTTGATTTAGTTGAG GTTCAAGGAGATGCTAATCCACCTGTTTGCAAGCTCATGGATTATAACAAAGAAATGTATGCAAAGCAAGTAAGGGAAAaagaacaaacaaaaaagaag TCTAACTTGGTTTTACGTAAAGGAGGTCTGAAAGAAGTTCGAATTACTTACAAAATC GATAAGCATGATTTGCAAACAAAAGCAGATACCGTTAAGCGTTTAGCTGATCGTGGTTACCGGGTCAAG TGCATGTCAGTAATGGTAGCGGGTGTTCAAGTTGAAGATCAGGACTTGGGAGGACTGCTATCACGTCTCTTTGCTCTG ATTGAAGAATTTTCTATTGTGGAGAGTGGGCCTAAAGTAGAGGCAAAACAAGCATACGTTGTTGTCCGGCATGTGAAATTTGGGCCATTGAAGAAGGGACCGGGCAAAAAGATGCTTCTAGAACCGTCAAATAGTAATATCTCAGCACAAAGCCCTGAACCAGATCAAAGCTTGGATGAATCTGATTCTGCAACCAAGGAGGATACTGGTCCTGTAGGTACAGTTGAATCAGATTCGGCTGATGATATTGACCATGAACGAATGGTGAAGTTTGCACCAAAAACAACAAATAGGTATGCTGCTAAACAATCAAATGTTACGGTTCCTGGACCACAAAACAGGTATGCAGCCACGGGGACAACTTTCGCTCATCTTGTGAGAAGAAATGAACCTGAAAGTCCAAGTCAAACCCGTGTTAGCAATCAGGAATCCGATTTAAACAGACGGGGGCCAGGGGTAGCAGCATTAAGTTACGGGATGTTTGGTGCACCAAAACCGAATAATGATTCTCAAAGAGGAGGTGGCCCCCAGCAATTAAATAGGTACAAGAAAGGACCGAGCCCTCAACAACCACCTATGGATTCTAGGGGTGGACGGGGAGATTTTAGTAGAGAAAATTCGAATATGGACCCTAATGGGATTAGGGACAGAAAAGCTGGTGCTGGTTTCCGACGATAA